A region from the Aquimarina sp. ERC-38 genome encodes:
- a CDS encoding lipoprotein signal peptidase: MSLRKSILVIILVLAIDQISKIYIKLNFKLHDQVEVFDWFRLVFVENKGMAWGFELPGTYGKLILTLFRLLAITGIGYWLYDSVRKNSAAILTFCIALIFAGALGNILDSIFYGLLFSESTMVQTATFLPEGGGYESIFYGKVVDMIQFTLYNDVLPDWIPIWGGQRFSFFDPVFNIADSAISIGVFLLLIFNKKAFGTS; encoded by the coding sequence ATGTCTTTACGTAAATCTATTTTGGTTATTATACTTGTTCTTGCCATAGATCAAATTTCAAAGATTTATATAAAACTGAATTTTAAACTACACGATCAGGTAGAAGTATTTGACTGGTTTCGACTAGTATTTGTAGAAAATAAAGGGATGGCCTGGGGTTTTGAATTACCTGGCACTTATGGGAAATTGATTCTTACTTTATTTCGGCTTTTAGCTATTACAGGAATTGGATACTGGTTATATGATTCGGTTAGAAAAAATAGCGCTGCTATTCTTACTTTTTGTATTGCTCTTATTTTTGCAGGAGCCTTAGGGAATATTCTCGACTCTATTTTTTATGGGCTATTATTCAGTGAAAGTACCATGGTACAAACGGCTACTTTCCTACCGGAAGGCGGAGGATACGAAAGTATTTTTTATGGAAAAGTGGTAGATATGATCCAATTTACCCTTTACAACGATGTGTTACCAGATTGGATTCCTATTTGGGGAGGACAACGTTTTTCTTTTTTTGACCCCGTTTTTAATATTGCGGATTCAGCAATTAGTATCGGTGTTTTTTTGCTTTTGATATTTAATAAAAAAGCATTCGGTACCAGTTAA
- a CDS encoding TraR/DksA family transcriptional regulator, producing the protein MAQDVKARYSDADLEKFRKIITDKMEKAQKDLELLKSAYKNDGNNGTDDTSPTFKAFEEGSETMSKEANTQLAIRQEKFVRDLKNALLRIENKTYGVCRVTGKLINPERLKLVPHATLSIEAKNMQS; encoded by the coding sequence ATGGCCCAAGATGTAAAAGCTAGATATAGCGACGCAGATCTGGAGAAATTCAGAAAAATAATTACGGATAAAATGGAGAAAGCACAAAAAGACCTGGAACTTTTAAAAAGTGCTTATAAGAATGATGGTAATAATGGTACGGATGATACTTCGCCTACTTTTAAAGCTTTTGAAGAAGGAAGTGAAACCATGTCTAAAGAAGCGAACACACAATTAGCGATCCGACAGGAAAAATTTGTACGCGACCTGAAAAACGCTTTATTACGTATTGAAAATAAAACTTACGGAGTATGTAGAGTAACCGGAAAATTAATTAACCCAGAGCGTTTAAAACTGGTTCCACATGCTACCTTAAGTATTGAAGCTAAAAATATGCAGAGCTAA
- the ileS gene encoding isoleucine--tRNA ligase, whose product MSNRFTEYKSLDLPQIAEEVLQFWEENQIFEKSISEREGAEPFIFFEGPPSANGLPGIHHVMARAIKDIFCRFKTQKGYKVNRKAGWDTHGLPVELGVEKELGITKEDIGQKISVSEYNEACKKAVMRYTDIWNDLTRKIGYWVDMEDPYITYKSKYMETVWWLLSEIYKKGLLYKGYTIQPYSPKAGTGLSSHELNQPGTYQDVTDTTVVAQFKSPLRPLAPQGGTSNSIAKAFNISYPLEGLGAAYFLAWTTTPWTLPSNTALTVGPKIDYVLVQTYNQYTFEPTLVVLAKNLVSKQFDGKFIEVASSEEIKTYTPKNEAGKANKILYLILAECKGADLVDIRYEQLLDYVQPYHNPENAFRVIAGDFVTTEDGTGIVHTSPTFGADDALVAKQATPEVPALLVKDENDNLVPTVDLQGKFIKQLGELGGKYVKNEYYDNGEAPEKSVDVEIAIKLKEENKAFKVEKYVHSYPNCWRTDKPVLYYPLDSWFIKVTDFKDRMHELNGQINWKPKATGEGRFGNWLANANDWNLSRSRFWGIPLPIWRTEDGKEEIIIGSIEELKSEMRKAVEAGVLEADVFADFVVGDMSDANYEKVDLHKNIVDEITLVSPSGKPMHRESDLIDVWFDSGSMPYAQWHYPFEKAPQSDHGESPFKADFIAEGVDQTRGWFYTLHAIATMIFDDVAYKNVMSNGLVLDKKGQKMSKRLGNAVDPFSTLKEHGPDATRWYMISNANPWDNLKFDNEGITEVRRKFFGTLYNTNSFFSLYANIDKFDPATPQLNIADRSELDCWILSELNTLIEKTDAFYSDYEPTKAARAISDFVQEHLSNWFVRLSRRRFWKQVSNQTENKKQARQDKLSAYQTLHACLITVAQLSAPIAPFFSDRLYKDLTAYNKDNVESVHLAAFPVSNPELINKDLERKMKKAQDICSLVLSLRQKEKIKVRQPLQKIMIPVLSETEKKEIMGVSDLIKREVNVKEIRLITEDSNILVKKIKPNFKSLGPRFGKDMKLIANKIQSFDQQTIKKLEQNRNINIEINNKIVNLEIEDVEISSQDIEGWLVANAGSLTVALDISITPDLKQEGIARELVNRIQNIRKDSGFEVTDRIHITFKEHQKVREAIENNEYFIKNETLTESIEFSDDVINGNEIAFDDIATQLIIKKQ is encoded by the coding sequence ATGAGCAATCGATTTACAGAATATAAAAGTTTAGATTTACCCCAAATAGCTGAAGAAGTATTACAGTTTTGGGAAGAAAATCAGATTTTTGAAAAAAGTATTTCTGAGCGAGAAGGTGCGGAACCTTTTATCTTTTTTGAAGGCCCTCCTTCCGCAAACGGATTACCCGGTATCCATCATGTAATGGCACGCGCTATTAAAGATATTTTTTGTCGCTTTAAAACCCAAAAAGGCTATAAAGTAAACCGAAAAGCAGGCTGGGATACTCATGGATTACCCGTTGAACTAGGAGTTGAAAAAGAACTGGGAATTACCAAAGAAGATATTGGTCAAAAGATCAGCGTATCCGAATATAATGAAGCTTGTAAAAAAGCAGTAATGCGGTATACGGATATCTGGAATGACCTTACCCGAAAAATTGGGTATTGGGTGGATATGGAAGATCCGTATATCACCTATAAATCTAAATATATGGAAACGGTCTGGTGGCTGCTTTCGGAAATTTATAAGAAAGGATTGTTATACAAAGGATATACCATCCAACCATATTCTCCAAAAGCAGGAACTGGTTTAAGTTCGCATGAATTAAACCAACCGGGAACGTATCAGGATGTAACGGATACCACAGTGGTGGCGCAGTTTAAGAGCCCTCTACGCCCCCTAGCCCCTCAAGGGGGAACTTCTAACTCGATCGCTAAAGCTTTTAACATCTCTTATCCTTTGGAGGGGTTGGGGGCTGCCTATTTTCTTGCCTGGACGACTACACCCTGGACTTTACCTTCTAATACCGCCCTAACCGTTGGTCCTAAGATTGATTATGTTTTGGTGCAAACCTATAACCAATATACCTTTGAACCGACTTTGGTTGTTTTAGCTAAAAACCTAGTCAGTAAACAGTTTGACGGAAAATTTATTGAAGTAGCTTCTTCCGAAGAAATTAAAACATATACTCCTAAAAATGAAGCAGGTAAAGCAAATAAAATTCTGTATTTAATTCTGGCGGAATGTAAGGGTGCTGATCTCGTAGATATTCGATACGAACAATTATTGGATTACGTACAACCTTACCACAATCCTGAAAACGCCTTTCGGGTGATTGCAGGAGATTTTGTGACAACTGAGGATGGTACCGGAATCGTTCATACTTCGCCTACTTTTGGTGCGGATGATGCCCTGGTTGCAAAACAGGCAACTCCGGAAGTTCCGGCATTGTTAGTAAAAGACGAAAATGATAACCTGGTTCCTACGGTAGATTTACAAGGTAAATTTATTAAACAGTTAGGAGAACTGGGAGGTAAATACGTTAAAAACGAATACTATGATAATGGAGAAGCCCCGGAGAAATCTGTTGATGTAGAAATTGCTATTAAATTAAAGGAAGAAAACAAAGCCTTTAAAGTTGAAAAATACGTGCATAGTTATCCTAATTGCTGGCGAACGGATAAACCCGTACTGTATTATCCTTTAGACTCCTGGTTTATTAAGGTAACCGACTTTAAAGACCGAATGCATGAACTTAATGGCCAGATTAATTGGAAACCAAAAGCAACCGGTGAAGGACGTTTTGGAAACTGGTTGGCAAATGCGAATGATTGGAACCTTTCTCGTTCTCGATTCTGGGGAATTCCTTTACCTATTTGGAGAACAGAAGATGGCAAAGAAGAAATTATTATTGGTTCTATCGAGGAATTAAAATCCGAAATGCGGAAAGCAGTAGAAGCAGGAGTACTTGAAGCTGATGTTTTTGCCGACTTTGTCGTAGGTGATATGAGTGATGCTAATTATGAGAAGGTAGACCTTCATAAAAATATTGTTGATGAAATTACTCTAGTATCTCCTTCAGGGAAACCAATGCACCGGGAAAGTGATTTGATTGACGTATGGTTTGATTCCGGTTCTATGCCGTATGCGCAATGGCATTATCCTTTTGAAAAAGCACCTCAATCCGATCATGGAGAAAGCCCTTTTAAGGCTGATTTTATTGCCGAAGGCGTTGATCAGACCCGGGGTTGGTTTTATACCTTACACGCTATTGCTACTATGATTTTTGACGATGTTGCTTATAAAAATGTGATGTCAAACGGATTAGTTCTAGATAAAAAAGGCCAGAAAATGTCCAAACGATTAGGGAACGCGGTAGATCCATTTTCAACCTTAAAAGAACACGGTCCGGATGCTACCCGCTGGTATATGATTAGCAACGCAAATCCCTGGGACAACCTTAAATTTGACAATGAAGGAATTACTGAGGTACGTCGTAAGTTTTTCGGTACGCTTTATAACACCAATTCTTTCTTTAGTCTGTACGCAAATATTGACAAGTTTGATCCTGCCACCCCTCAGTTAAATATAGCTGATCGATCGGAACTGGATTGCTGGATATTAAGCGAACTTAATACCTTGATTGAAAAAACGGATGCTTTCTATTCGGATTATGAGCCTACTAAAGCTGCCCGGGCAATTTCGGATTTTGTCCAGGAACATTTAAGTAACTGGTTTGTCCGGTTAAGCCGAAGAAGGTTCTGGAAACAAGTCTCCAATCAAACGGAAAATAAAAAACAGGCGCGACAGGATAAACTTTCAGCTTACCAAACTTTGCATGCTTGTTTAATAACCGTAGCTCAATTGTCCGCACCTATCGCCCCTTTCTTTTCGGATCGACTTTATAAAGACTTAACTGCATATAATAAGGACAACGTAGAAAGTGTACACCTGGCAGCTTTCCCGGTTTCTAACCCTGAATTAATCAATAAGGACCTGGAGAGAAAAATGAAAAAAGCACAGGATATCTGTTCGCTGGTGCTTTCTTTACGCCAAAAAGAAAAAATAAAGGTTAGGCAACCGCTTCAAAAAATTATGATTCCGGTATTGTCAGAAACAGAAAAAAAAGAGATTATGGGGGTTTCTGATCTGATTAAACGAGAGGTAAATGTGAAGGAAATTCGATTGATTACTGAGGATTCTAACATTCTAGTGAAGAAAATAAAACCTAATTTTAAGAGTCTAGGCCCTCGCTTTGGAAAAGATATGAAACTGATTGCTAATAAAATACAAAGTTTCGATCAACAAACCATAAAGAAATTAGAACAAAACCGCAATATAAATATTGAAATTAACAATAAAATTGTTAATTTAGAAATTGAAGATGTTGAAATAAGCTCTCAGGATATTGAAGGCTGGTTAGTGGCAAATGCAGGTTCTTTAACGGTTGCTTTAGATATTTCAATCACACCGGATTTAAAACAAGAAGGAATCGCGAGAGAACTGGTCAATCGTATTCAAAATATACGAAAAGACAGCGGGTTTGAAGTTACGGACCGAATTCATATTACCTTTAAAGAACATCAAAAGGTCAGAGAAGCTATTGAGAACAATGAATATTTTATAAAAAATGAAACCTTAACCGAATCCATTGAGTTTTCTGATGACGTAATAAATGGTAATGAAATTGCGTTTGATGACATTGCCACTCAATTGATTATTAAAAAACAATAA
- a CDS encoding ORF6N domain-containing protein encodes MAEESFLPDEIITTKIYLVRGQKVRLDRDLAELYQVQTKRLKEAVRRNLERFPEDFMFEMTKDEFANWRTQFATSNSSDKMGLRYPPFVFTEQGVAMLSSVLNSPTAIKVNIQIIRVFTKIRAALSDNLNLKLEIEEIKKKVDHQSKNIELVFSYLDELLEKQEEIKKPTPRIGYKK; translated from the coding sequence ATGGCGGAAGAAAGTTTTTTACCGGATGAAATTATCACTACTAAAATTTACCTGGTCCGGGGTCAAAAAGTAAGGTTAGACAGGGATTTGGCTGAATTGTATCAGGTACAGACAAAACGGCTAAAAGAAGCTGTTAGAAGGAATTTAGAAAGGTTTCCGGAAGATTTCATGTTTGAGATGACTAAAGATGAGTTTGCAAATTGGAGGACGCAATTTGCGACCTCCAATTCCTCAGATAAAATGGGACTACGCTACCCGCCCTTTGTATTTACGGAACAAGGAGTTGCCATGCTGTCCAGTGTCCTTAACAGTCCTACGGCTATAAAAGTTAATATTCAAATCATTCGGGTATTTACAAAGATACGGGCTGCCCTCTCAGACAACCTGAATTTAAAACTGGAAATTGAAGAAATCAAAAAGAAAGTAGATCATCAAAGTAAAAATATCGAACTTGTATTTAGTTATCTGGATGAATTATTGGAAAAACAGGAAGAAATAAAGAAGCCTACACCACGAATTGGTTATAAAAAATGA
- a CDS encoding nitrilase family protein — translation MNKELTLALIQTHLAWENPVENRAMLSRKIKSIEVPSDLIILPEMFTTGFSMNARSLAETMHGETIKWLLELAKEKSTAICGSLIIKEKEHFYNRFVFITPEGETTHYDKHQLFTMAEEREVYTPGNEIVIIDYKGWKIKPQICYDLRFPVWARNTTGYDLLLYVASWPKTRINAWDTLLRARAIENMSYCIGVNRIGLDGNGYEYNGHSGAYNVLGHKLNDYIPIKKDEIQVITLLKSHIENTRKKLPFLEDADTFKLL, via the coding sequence ATGAACAAAGAACTTACTCTAGCCCTTATTCAAACTCACTTGGCCTGGGAAAATCCGGTAGAAAACCGGGCGATGCTATCTCGTAAAATAAAATCTATAGAAGTTCCTTCGGACCTTATCATCTTACCGGAAATGTTTACCACAGGTTTTAGTATGAATGCTCGGAGCCTGGCTGAAACCATGCATGGGGAAACCATAAAATGGTTACTAGAATTAGCAAAAGAGAAAAGCACAGCTATTTGCGGAAGTTTGATTATTAAGGAAAAAGAACATTTCTATAACCGCTTTGTCTTTATAACCCCGGAAGGAGAAACAACCCATTATGATAAGCATCAGTTATTTACTATGGCAGAAGAACGGGAAGTATATACGCCAGGAAACGAGATTGTAATTATTGACTACAAAGGCTGGAAAATAAAACCTCAGATTTGTTATGACTTACGTTTTCCGGTTTGGGCTCGTAATACTACTGGTTATGACCTACTGCTCTACGTTGCTAGTTGGCCTAAAACCCGAATTAATGCCTGGGACACTTTATTAAGAGCAAGGGCTATTGAAAATATGTCGTATTGTATTGGCGTAAACCGTATTGGTTTAGATGGAAATGGTTATGAATACAATGGACACTCCGGGGCATATAATGTCCTTGGGCATAAATTAAATGATTATATTCCTATAAAAAAAGATGAAATTCAGGTGATTACTTTATTAAAATCACATATTGAAAACACCCGAAAAAAACTGCCTTTTTTAGAAGATGCAGATACTTTTAAACTACTTTAA
- a CDS encoding Ig-like domain-containing protein: protein MKKRKLFLYLRTTIIILLFISGAFISCAKRGAITGGLKDTIPPVFVRAVPPNFSTNFKEDEVRIYFDEYIQLKDAQKQIIVSPPMSPKPTISPLGGASKYVKIEFLDTLLQNTTYSINFGQSVVDNNESNPYPFLRYVFSTGNELDSLKIEGRIFDALEKEIEPYVTIALYEVDENYKDSLIYKEVPRYITSTLDSITDFSLENLREGQYQLVILKDKSVNYTYEPQQDKIGFYSEIISLPKDTAKVFEVALFKEVLDYRPLRPKQRSRTSFIFPYEGKRDSLYIRLLSEKPEDFQSRIIPDKEKDSVYYFYKPYFETDSLIFEITNGIYRDTLVSPFREQYKDSLNLTPVNQGTLPFDKSFKVTAEIPLSSVNDEFIKVIDKDSVNVDFKTKLDELENEVTFSFDRIEENSYQLELLPGAIKDFYENTNDTTFYNIRIPKKSDYGTIFLTLEEVEQYPVIAQITMEGEVIAEKVVPSKETTIFNNIEPGKYDIRVILDRNNNGVWDTGSFLDKLQPEEVFYFPELIDLRGNWERKETFILK, encoded by the coding sequence ATGAAAAAAAGGAAGTTATTTTTATATCTGAGAACAACCATTATTATTTTATTGTTTATAAGCGGAGCCTTTATAAGTTGTGCAAAACGAGGTGCCATTACCGGAGGGCTTAAAGACACCATTCCTCCTGTTTTTGTAAGGGCCGTACCCCCTAACTTTTCTACTAATTTTAAGGAAGATGAGGTACGGATTTATTTTGATGAATACATACAGTTAAAAGATGCGCAAAAACAAATCATTGTTTCGCCCCCTATGAGTCCTAAACCAACTATCTCTCCCCTAGGAGGTGCAAGTAAGTATGTTAAGATTGAATTTTTAGACACTTTATTACAAAACACCACCTATAGTATTAACTTCGGGCAGAGTGTGGTGGATAATAATGAGAGTAATCCTTACCCATTTTTACGGTATGTATTTTCTACCGGAAACGAACTTGATTCTTTAAAAATTGAAGGACGGATTTTTGATGCTTTGGAAAAAGAAATTGAACCCTACGTAACAATTGCCTTATATGAAGTAGATGAGAACTATAAAGATTCTTTAATTTATAAAGAAGTCCCTAGGTATATAACCAGCACTTTGGATAGTATTACTGATTTTAGTTTGGAAAACCTAAGAGAAGGGCAATATCAGTTGGTAATCTTAAAAGATAAATCCGTCAACTACACCTACGAACCACAACAAGATAAAATTGGATTCTATAGTGAGATTATTTCGCTACCAAAAGACACGGCTAAGGTATTTGAAGTAGCCTTATTTAAAGAAGTTTTAGACTATCGACCCCTTAGGCCTAAACAACGTTCTCGTACTTCTTTTATCTTTCCGTACGAAGGAAAAAGAGATAGCTTATACATACGATTGCTTTCTGAGAAACCAGAGGATTTCCAATCCCGGATTATTCCGGATAAAGAGAAAGATTCTGTTTATTATTTTTACAAACCTTACTTTGAGACAGACTCATTAATATTTGAAATAACAAATGGTATCTACAGAGATACTTTAGTCTCTCCTTTTAGGGAGCAATATAAAGATTCACTTAATTTAACACCTGTAAACCAAGGTACGCTTCCTTTTGATAAAAGTTTTAAAGTAACCGCCGAAATTCCTTTATCGTCCGTAAATGACGAGTTTATCAAAGTAATAGATAAAGATTCAGTCAATGTTGATTTTAAAACAAAACTAGACGAACTGGAGAATGAAGTAACTTTTTCTTTTGATCGAATCGAAGAAAACAGTTATCAACTGGAACTTTTACCGGGAGCTATTAAGGATTTTTATGAAAATACTAATGATACTACTTTTTACAATATAAGAATTCCCAAGAAATCGGACTACGGAACGATATTTTTAACCCTGGAAGAAGTGGAACAATACCCGGTAATTGCACAAATCACTATGGAAGGAGAAGTGATTGCAGAAAAGGTCGTTCCTTCTAAAGAAACTACCATTTTTAATAATATAGAACCTGGTAAATACGATATTCGGGTAATTTTAGACCGTAATAACAATGGCGTTTGGGATACCGGAAGTTTTCTGGATAAACTACAACCCGAAGAAGTATTCTACTTTCCGGAATTAATTGATCTTAGAGGTAATTGGGAACGTAAAGAAACATTTATTTTAAAGTAG
- a CDS encoding ComF family protein: MVKDLFYLFFPIYCSACEGPLHKNEKLLCTSCLHQLPLGNFHKVNGEKIKKVFYGRANIENATALLRFYKDGLVQNLLHNLKYRNQENIGEYLGNWLGQELKKSADYQNIDIVLPVPLHPKRLRERGYNQVHKFGMQIASHLRAEYLDFILRKKSYNKKQSKNNRLDRWINTNETFESNQSSLLKNKHVLIVDDIITTGATLEACIETIKDVPGIKISLAAMALTE; this comes from the coding sequence ATGGTTAAAGACCTATTCTATTTATTCTTTCCAATTTATTGTTCAGCTTGTGAAGGACCTTTACATAAAAATGAAAAATTACTTTGCACTTCTTGCTTGCATCAGCTACCCCTCGGTAATTTTCATAAGGTAAACGGTGAAAAGATTAAAAAAGTATTTTACGGGCGTGCTAATATTGAAAATGCTACTGCCTTATTACGCTTTTATAAAGACGGTTTAGTACAGAATTTACTCCATAATTTAAAATATCGAAATCAGGAAAACATAGGCGAATACCTGGGTAATTGGCTAGGACAGGAACTAAAAAAATCTGCTGATTATCAAAACATTGACATTGTGCTTCCGGTACCCTTACACCCCAAACGTTTGAGAGAAAGAGGCTACAATCAAGTACATAAGTTCGGTATGCAAATTGCCAGTCATCTAAGGGCTGAATACCTTGATTTTATTTTGAGAAAAAAATCCTACAATAAAAAACAGTCCAAAAACAACAGATTAGATCGCTGGATCAACACTAATGAAACATTTGAAAGCAATCAGTCGTCCTTATTAAAGAATAAACACGTTTTAATTGTAGATGATATTATTACTACCGGAGCTACATTAGAAGCATGTATTGAAACCATTAAAGATGTACCCGGAATCAAAATTAGCCTTGCTGCTATGGCATTAACGGAGTAA
- a CDS encoding glycine--tRNA ligase yields MAKQEDIFKKVISHAKEYGYIFSSSEIYDGLSAVYDYGHNGVELKKNLRDYWWQSMVQMHQNIVGLDAAILMHPTTWKASGHVDAFNDPLIDNKTSKKRYRADVLIEDYAEKLQQKANKEITKAKKRFGDSFDEAQFIATNPRVVKYLEEKKAILKRMGQSLEKEDLADVKALIEELGIADPETGSKEWTDVRQFNLMFGTKLGASAENATDLYLRPETAQGIFVNFLNVQKTGRMKIPFGIAQTGKAFRNEIVARQFIFRMREFEQMEMQYFVQPGEEMKWYEYWKQTRLNWHLSLGLGKENYRYHDHDKLAHYANAAADIEFNFPFGFKELEGIHSRTDFDLKAHEEHSGKKLQFFDPEKKENYVPYVVETSVGLDRLFLAVFSKSLMDEQLEDGSIRTVLKLPAVVAPVKAAILPLVKKDGLPEVANTIFDDLKWDFNITYDEKDAIGRRYRRQDANGTPLCFTIDHDTLTDNQVTVRDRDTMQQERIPINEIKLKVQEKVAVKHWLKR; encoded by the coding sequence ATGGCAAAACAAGAAGATATCTTTAAAAAAGTAATTTCCCATGCGAAGGAGTATGGATATATTTTTAGTTCCAGTGAAATTTATGATGGGTTAAGTGCCGTATACGATTATGGGCATAATGGTGTAGAGCTTAAGAAAAACCTTAGAGATTACTGGTGGCAGAGCATGGTACAAATGCACCAAAATATTGTCGGACTGGACGCTGCTATTTTAATGCATCCCACTACCTGGAAAGCTTCCGGTCATGTAGATGCTTTTAATGATCCGCTGATCGATAATAAAACTTCAAAAAAAAGGTATCGTGCAGATGTACTAATTGAAGATTATGCCGAAAAACTACAGCAAAAGGCAAATAAAGAGATAACTAAAGCTAAAAAACGTTTTGGAGATTCTTTTGATGAAGCACAATTTATAGCTACAAACCCCAGGGTAGTTAAATATCTGGAAGAAAAAAAGGCTATTTTAAAAAGGATGGGGCAATCCTTAGAAAAAGAAGACCTGGCAGATGTAAAGGCATTGATTGAGGAACTTGGGATTGCAGATCCTGAAACAGGCTCTAAAGAATGGACGGATGTGCGGCAGTTTAACCTGATGTTTGGCACTAAGTTAGGCGCTTCTGCAGAAAATGCTACAGATTTATATTTGCGTCCTGAAACTGCACAGGGAATTTTTGTTAACTTTTTAAATGTTCAGAAAACCGGTCGTATGAAAATTCCGTTTGGGATTGCACAAACCGGAAAAGCATTCCGTAATGAAATTGTTGCACGCCAGTTTATCTTTAGGATGCGAGAGTTTGAACAAATGGAAATGCAATACTTTGTCCAACCGGGAGAAGAAATGAAATGGTATGAGTATTGGAAACAAACCCGTCTTAACTGGCATTTATCCTTAGGTCTAGGTAAAGAAAACTACCGTTATCACGATCATGATAAATTAGCGCACTATGCAAATGCAGCGGCAGATATCGAATTTAATTTTCCTTTTGGTTTTAAAGAATTAGAAGGAATACACTCCAGAACGGATTTTGATTTAAAAGCACATGAAGAACACTCAGGTAAGAAACTGCAGTTTTTTGATCCTGAAAAAAAGGAGAATTATGTACCTTATGTTGTAGAAACTTCAGTAGGGCTGGATCGTTTGTTCCTGGCGGTATTTTCAAAATCCCTGATGGATGAACAATTGGAAGACGGATCTATCCGTACGGTTTTAAAATTACCGGCGGTAGTTGCCCCGGTAAAAGCAGCGATTCTTCCTCTAGTCAAAAAAGACGGGTTACCGGAGGTGGCCAATACCATTTTTGATGACTTAAAATGGGATTTTAATATCACTTATGATGAAAAAGATGCTATTGGCAGAAGGTATCGCAGACAGGATGCTAATGGGACTCCCCTTTGTTTTACTATTGATCATGATACCTTAACTGATAATCAGGTGACCGTTAGAGATCGGGATACGATGCAACAGGAACGAATACCTATTAATGAAATCAAACTAAAAGTACAGGAAAAGGTAGCTGTTAAACATTGGTTAAAAAGATAA